Proteins encoded together in one Chryseobacterium taklimakanense window:
- a CDS encoding CoA transferase subunit A, translating to MIDKRVKNAEEAIAGIQSGMTLMLGGFGLCGIPENCISALAESNVTDLTCISNNAGVDDFGLGLLLQKKQIRKMISSYVGENAEFERQMLSGELEVELTPQGTLAEKCRAAQAGIPAFYTPAGYGTEVAEGKEVKEFNGKPHILEHAFEADFSIVKAWKGDHAGNLIFKGSARNFNHPMAGAAKITIAEVEELVAPGELDPNQIHIPGIMVQRIFQGQQYEKRIEQRTVRKKEI from the coding sequence ATGATCGATAAAAGAGTAAAAAATGCAGAAGAAGCCATTGCCGGTATCCAAAGCGGAATGACGCTCATGCTGGGCGGTTTCGGGTTGTGCGGCATCCCTGAAAACTGCATCAGCGCCTTGGCTGAAAGCAATGTAACCGACTTGACCTGCATATCCAATAACGCCGGTGTGGATGACTTTGGTCTTGGTTTGCTTCTTCAAAAGAAGCAGATCAGGAAAATGATTTCCTCTTATGTAGGCGAAAATGCTGAGTTCGAACGCCAGATGCTTTCCGGTGAGTTAGAAGTAGAACTCACGCCGCAGGGAACCTTGGCCGAAAAATGCCGTGCCGCCCAGGCCGGAATTCCTGCTTTTTATACACCGGCCGGTTACGGAACAGAAGTAGCGGAAGGCAAAGAAGTTAAAGAATTCAACGGGAAACCGCATATTCTGGAACATGCTTTTGAAGCGGATTTCTCCATCGTAAAAGCCTGGAAGGGCGACCACGCCGGCAACCTGATTTTCAAAGGTTCAGCACGCAATTTCAACCATCCGATGGCAGGAGCCGCAAAAATCACCATTGCCGAAGTGGAAGAACTTGTGGCACCGGGCGAACTCGACCCGAACCAGATCCACATTCCCGGAATTATGGTGCAGCGCATCTTCCAGGGACAGCAGTACGAAAAGAGGATAGAACAAAGAACTGTAAGAAAAAAGGAAATTTGA
- a CDS encoding four helix bundle protein, giving the protein MRNDKTNIIVDKTFNFALDIVEFTEQLYEKNRFALANQIFKSGTSIGANVHEAQNAESKNDFIHKMKISAKETDETGFWFKLCEKSPYLPTPDEKMKTELQEIHLILNKIISTSKTGN; this is encoded by the coding sequence ATGAGAAACGATAAAACAAATATAATCGTCGATAAAACTTTCAATTTTGCTTTAGATATTGTAGAGTTTACGGAGCAGTTATATGAGAAAAACCGTTTTGCATTAGCCAATCAAATCTTCAAATCCGGGACTTCCATTGGAGCCAATGTTCATGAAGCCCAAAATGCCGAAAGCAAAAACGACTTCATCCATAAAATGAAGATTTCGGCTAAAGAAACTGACGAAACAGGTTTTTGGTTTAAACTGTGTGAGAAATCACCTTATTTACCTACACCTGATGAGAAGATGAAAACCGAACTGCAGGAAATTCATCTTATTCTGAACAAAATTATTTCAACAAGTAAAACAGGAAATTGA
- the rplS gene encoding 50S ribosomal protein L19, with translation MDLLKYVQDKYIAKKEFPEFKAGDTITVYYEIKEGNKTRTQFFKGTVIQLRGTGLTKTFTIRKMSGDIGVERVFPINMPALQKIEVDRRGKVRRARIYYFRNLRGKKARIKDAAYKKS, from the coding sequence ATGGATTTATTAAAGTACGTACAGGACAAGTACATTGCTAAAAAAGAATTCCCGGAATTCAAAGCCGGTGACACCATCACCGTGTATTACGAGATCAAAGAAGGTAACAAAACCAGAACACAGTTCTTTAAAGGAACAGTGATCCAGTTGAGAGGAACAGGACTTACCAAAACTTTCACCATCAGAAAGATGAGCGGTGACATAGGGGTAGAGAGAGTTTTCCCGATCAACATGCCGGCTTTGCAAAAAATCGAAGTGGACAGAAGAGGTAAAGTTAGAAGAGCAAGAATCTACTACTTCAGAAATCTTCGCGGTAAGAAAGCAAGAATCAAAGACGCTGCTTACAAAAAGAGCTAA
- a CDS encoding CoA transferase subunit B has product MLTKEQIAKRIAKEVKDGFYVNLGIGIPTLVANYVPQNLNVEFQSENGILGMGPFPYEGEEDADLINAGKQTITMLPGGSFFDSAFSFGMIRSQKVDLTILGAMEVSEKGDIANWKIPGKMVKGMGGAMDLVASAENIIVAMMHVNKAGESKILRECTLPLTGVNCVKKVVTELAVLEVTPNGFKLLERAPGVSVEDIIKATEADLIIEGDIPEMQLD; this is encoded by the coding sequence ATGTTAACTAAAGAACAGATCGCAAAACGCATAGCAAAAGAAGTAAAAGACGGCTTTTACGTCAACCTCGGCATCGGAATCCCGACGTTGGTGGCCAATTACGTTCCCCAAAACCTCAATGTAGAGTTCCAGAGTGAAAACGGTATACTGGGTATGGGGCCATTTCCGTACGAAGGTGAAGAAGACGCTGACCTGATTAACGCCGGAAAACAAACCATTACAATGCTTCCGGGCGGTTCGTTTTTCGATTCGGCATTCAGTTTTGGGATGATCCGCAGCCAGAAAGTGGATCTCACCATTCTTGGCGCAATGGAAGTGTCTGAAAAAGGTGATATTGCCAACTGGAAAATCCCTGGAAAAATGGTGAAAGGAATGGGCGGTGCGATGGATTTGGTAGCTTCCGCGGAAAATATCATCGTGGCCATGATGCACGTGAACAAAGCCGGCGAGAGCAAAATCCTCAGGGAGTGTACACTGCCGTTGACCGGCGTTAACTGTGTGAAAAAGGTGGTAACAGAACTTGCTGTTCTGGAGGTAACACCAAATGGGTTCAAGCTTTTGGAACGTGCACCGGGCGTTTCGGTGGAAGACATTATTAAGGCCACCGAAGCAGATTTAATCATTGAAGGCGACATTCCGGAAATGCAGCTGGATTAG